A single region of the Oenococcus kitaharae DSM 17330 genome encodes:
- the yycF gene encoding response regulator YycF codes for MSKILVVDDEKPISDVIKFNLQKEGYDVVTAFDGREALDVFAAENPDLVLLDQMLPEIEGTEVLRQIRSKSSTPVIIVTAKDSEIDKVVGLEMGADDYVTKPFSNRELVARVKANLRRQDATLPGVDAADGKSQKEIKVADLVIKPDAYTVTKNGVDLDLTHREFDLLHYLARRPGQVLTREALLTEVWGFDYFGDVRTVDVTVRRLREKVEDAPSRPEILITKRGVGYFIKPDSVHK; via the coding sequence ATGAGCAAAATTCTAGTTGTTGATGACGAGAAGCCGATTTCTGATGTCATCAAATTTAATTTGCAAAAAGAGGGTTACGATGTCGTAACTGCTTTTGACGGGCGCGAAGCCTTGGATGTTTTCGCCGCAGAAAATCCAGATCTGGTGCTTTTAGACCAAATGCTGCCGGAAATAGAGGGTACAGAAGTCTTGCGTCAGATCCGTTCTAAATCATCGACACCTGTCATTATCGTGACTGCCAAAGACAGCGAGATTGATAAAGTTGTCGGCCTTGAGATGGGCGCTGACGACTATGTAACCAAACCTTTTTCTAATCGCGAACTTGTAGCGCGGGTAAAAGCTAATTTACGCCGACAAGATGCAACGCTGCCAGGTGTTGACGCTGCTGACGGCAAGTCGCAAAAAGAAATTAAGGTTGCTGATCTTGTCATTAAACCTGATGCTTATACTGTCACAAAAAATGGTGTTGATCTGGATTTGACTCACCGTGAATTTGACCTTTTGCATTATTTAGCCCGTCGCCCAGGACAAGTGCTAACTCGTGAAGCCCTGCTGACCGAGGTTTGGGGATTTGATTACTTTGGGGATGTCAGAACCGTTGATGTGACCGTTCGCCGTTTGCGCGAAAAGGTTGAAGACGCGCCTAGCCGTCCTGAAATTCTAATTACAAAACGCGGAGTTGGTTATTTCATCAAACCAGATAGTGTCCATAAATAA
- a CDS encoding ATP-binding cassette domain-containing protein yields MSGDILQINHLSFSYRSKLIYDEANLEITKVGIYGLVAPNGSGKTTLLNLVANLLAVKNGRIDIFGQKDTPDIFFNYASFLQDNRVLYPYLTAREHLNFVCEQHHVDQKKIETVAHVLGMSNYIDQKIISYSLGMKQRLLLGLAIITKPQLILMDEPLNGLDPTSLAIVRKVVTELRDQGSTLLISSHNLDELNKITKNVFFVKGHKILLKELNNQESTEKVYEELYMNLEDFDV; encoded by the coding sequence ATGAGTGGGGACATTCTTCAGATTAATCATTTAAGCTTTTCATATAGGAGCAAACTAATTTATGATGAAGCTAATTTAGAGATTACTAAAGTAGGTATTTATGGTCTCGTTGCACCTAATGGTTCTGGCAAAACTACTTTGCTGAACCTTGTCGCAAACTTACTAGCAGTGAAAAACGGCCGTATCGATATATTTGGGCAAAAAGATACTCCTGATATTTTTTTTAATTATGCATCTTTTCTACAAGATAATCGTGTCCTTTATCCTTATTTAACGGCCCGTGAACATTTAAACTTTGTATGCGAGCAACATCACGTTGATCAAAAAAAGATTGAAACAGTGGCTCACGTGTTAGGTATGAGTAACTACATTGATCAGAAAATTATCTCATATTCCTTGGGCATGAAGCAGCGGCTATTATTAGGCTTGGCCATTATAACGAAACCTCAACTAATCTTAATGGACGAGCCCCTCAACGGGCTTGATCCCACTAGCTTAGCGATTGTAAGGAAAGTAGTCACTGAATTAAGAGATCAAGGAAGCACATTGCTCATTTCCTCCCATAATTTGGATGAGTTAAACAAGATTACCAAAAATGTTTTCTTTGTTAAAGGACACAAAATCTTGCTCAAAGAATTAAACAACCAAGAATCGACCGAAAAAGTTTACGAAGAGCTTTATATGAACTTGGAGGATTTCGATGTTTAG
- a CDS encoding ABC transporter permease, with protein sequence MDQTYISFEIRKLIRQKFFLLLALVISIFLLVGFVYQFYAQKQFLNFYRNEIDKQILANKRDVHVDGNTRQIFNRMYQRELQDLKNPAQYFKGYFRSIENNQGIIRQASVLPYSANTVGFDVNYFSNGTTNPSLGWLDGSNSSDSIETQSTAKEMSIIKNKKLYFLYPSRLLSNETIFNNYISAPNTLGLNYNTQIHNYQKSARLYLSRFYTYGWNYLYSILQNQFLPLIFYFSLILVFTYYLVSEFQNSLSGTWLLTQKISKKKFFFVKYAISLISSMLLVVIPAGILIFITFCLGRSGSLNYPIFFWKNDPLQAGYYFKTIGSSLLVALPIVLLTVAFLLSLVFLFGVWFQQIWATAIFCSLILFSSMFINHWIYVPITYFNTSQAIDGYSYFQAGSGNQSLTMLILLTATTICLLIGYLIFNKKRSI encoded by the coding sequence ATGGATCAGACTTACATAAGCTTTGAGATAAGAAAATTAATTCGGCAAAAATTTTTTTTGCTACTGGCTTTGGTAATTTCGATATTTTTATTGGTTGGATTTGTTTATCAATTTTATGCACAAAAACAGTTCTTAAATTTTTACCGAAATGAAATTGATAAACAAATTTTGGCTAACAAGCGAGACGTACATGTTGATGGAAATACGCGACAGATCTTTAATCGGATGTATCAACGAGAGCTCCAAGATTTGAAAAACCCGGCACAATATTTCAAAGGATATTTTCGGTCAATTGAAAACAACCAAGGTATCATTAGACAGGCCTCAGTTCTTCCTTACAGCGCTAATACGGTTGGTTTTGACGTAAATTATTTCAGTAACGGCACGACTAACCCATCGCTTGGATGGTTAGACGGATCGAACAGCTCTGATTCAATTGAGACGCAGTCAACAGCAAAAGAAATGTCCATTATTAAAAACAAAAAGTTGTACTTTCTCTACCCTAGTCGGCTTTTGTCTAACGAAACAATTTTTAACAATTATATATCAGCTCCAAATACGCTTGGTCTCAACTATAATACTCAAATTCATAACTATCAAAAATCCGCTCGGCTCTACCTTTCTCGATTTTATACTTATGGTTGGAATTATTTGTATAGTATCTTACAGAATCAGTTTCTACCTCTTATTTTTTATTTTTCTTTAATTCTGGTTTTTACTTATTATTTAGTTAGCGAGTTTCAAAATTCCTTGTCCGGTACTTGGCTATTAACGCAAAAAATTAGTAAAAAGAAATTTTTTTTCGTCAAGTATGCCATTTCACTGATTTCATCAATGTTACTCGTAGTTATCCCGGCGGGAATTCTAATTTTCATAACTTTTTGCTTGGGCCGTTCAGGAAGTTTAAACTATCCGATTTTTTTCTGGAAAAATGATCCGTTACAAGCAGGCTATTATTTTAAAACTATTGGCTCGAGCTTGTTGGTTGCCCTTCCGATTGTTTTGCTGACTGTTGCTTTCCTTCTTTCTTTAGTTTTTCTATTCGGAGTCTGGTTTCAACAAATTTGGGCAACTGCTATTTTCTGTTCTTTAATTCTTTTTTCTAGTATGTTTATTAATCATTGGATTTACGTTCCAATAACATACTTTAATACTAGCCAAGCTATTGATGGGTATAGTTATTTTCAAGCAGGTTCTGGGAATCAATCTCTAACCATGCTCATCCTGTTAACAGCCACGACTATATGCTTATTGATAGGATATCTCATTTTTAACAAAAAAAGGAGTATTTAA
- a CDS encoding type II toxin-antitoxin system RelE/ParE family toxin, producing the protein MDVIDNPKFEDIKRADGTSEFFDYLSGLSDKEQAKILSRIKNIEEFGIQIAQQNQWVAYLDDNLYEIRSRVGNSQQREIYFRLEQNVYKITHGFIKKTKKTPPKELRHAQEVKKRFLKDWQKQKGSND; encoded by the coding sequence ATGGACGTGATAGATAATCCAAAATTTGAAGATATAAAACGTGCTGATGGCACGAGTGAATTTTTTGATTATTTATCTGGACTATCAGACAAAGAACAAGCCAAAATATTAAGCCGGATCAAAAACATTGAAGAGTTCGGTATTCAAATTGCCCAACAGAACCAATGGGTGGCTTATCTGGATGATAATTTATACGAGATACGCTCACGAGTTGGTAATAGTCAGCAAAGAGAGATTTATTTTAGACTAGAGCAGAATGTTTATAAGATTACACACGGCTTTATAAAGAAGACAAAAAAGACACCTCCTAAAGAATTAAGGCATGCACAAGAGGTAAAAAAACGTTTTCTTAAAGATTGGCAAAAACAAAAAGGGTCAAACGATTAG
- a CDS encoding helix-turn-helix domain-containing protein — protein sequence MMEKGFKGSIDDYIAAKRQQSQAFADEYDQEDIRLKLAVMISQKRREANLSQAQLADKAGLPQSTVARIELGDNYPSSKTLQAIAKALNKKLSVQLV from the coding sequence ATGATGGAAAAAGGCTTTAAAGGTTCGATAGATGACTATATAGCAGCTAAGCGGCAGCAGAGTCAAGCGTTTGCTGATGAATACGATCAAGAAGATATCCGACTAAAATTAGCCGTTATGATCTCTCAGAAAAGAAGAGAAGCTAACCTCAGCCAGGCACAGTTAGCAGATAAGGCAGGCTTGCCTCAGTCTACAGTCGCTCGGATTGAGTTAGGCGATAACTACCCCTCTAGTAAAACCTTGCAAGCGATTGCTAAGGCATTGAATAAAAAGCTCAGTGTCCAGCTTGTTTAA
- a CDS encoding Rgg/GadR/MutR family transcriptional regulator — MAEDRTSQIKKMGIAFKTLRKDRGYAIRDVGDKIVSASNLRKFEEGLIDISATRLIYLLGRMHVSFAEFVNFVDPNLDTEYSVFLTKVSSLYYKNDQKTLESVIENEAKKYFNSQDEFYLITEATAAALRKNIDHSYVVETSLARQVSDYLMRVEIWGGFQISVFGNCLAIINSETIKTITREFTKRISRLKSSSNNYTEFLLSLVNAVGTMTDRGHFDYARELINFISSLDIPQIDLIFNFKLSFFKNLLFLEKKQALLQNDKLIESLILMNLDQTAAAYREYLNNFYKPNQHA, encoded by the coding sequence ATGGCTGAGGATAGGACAAGTCAGATCAAAAAAATGGGCATAGCCTTTAAGACTCTAAGAAAGGATCGCGGTTACGCCATCAGAGATGTAGGCGATAAGATCGTTTCTGCCTCAAATTTGCGCAAATTTGAAGAAGGATTGATTGATATTTCGGCGACTAGATTAATTTATCTATTGGGCAGGATGCACGTTAGTTTTGCGGAATTTGTTAACTTCGTCGATCCTAATTTGGATACAGAATACAGTGTTTTTTTAACAAAAGTATCCTCGCTATATTATAAAAATGACCAAAAAACCTTAGAGAGCGTTATTGAAAATGAAGCAAAAAAATATTTCAACAGCCAAGATGAGTTCTATTTAATAACTGAGGCCACTGCTGCAGCATTACGAAAAAATATCGATCACAGCTATGTCGTTGAAACAAGTCTAGCGCGTCAAGTGTCAGATTATTTAATGAGGGTTGAGATTTGGGGCGGCTTTCAGATTTCAGTTTTTGGTAATTGCTTGGCAATTATTAATTCAGAAACAATTAAAACTATTACTCGAGAATTCACTAAAAGAATTAGTCGATTAAAAAGTAGTTCGAATAACTATACCGAGTTTTTATTATCACTGGTTAATGCTGTTGGCACCATGACGGATCGTGGACACTTTGATTATGCCAGAGAGCTGATTAATTTCATCAGTAGTCTGGATATTCCTCAAATTGATTTGATATTCAATTTTAAATTAAGCTTTTTTAAGAATTTGCTATTCCTCGAAAAAAAACAAGCTCTATTGCAGAATGATAAACTAATTGAGTCTTTAATCTTAATGAATCTTGATCAAACGGCTGCGGCTTATCGCGAGTACTTGAATAATTTTTATAAACCAAATCAGCATGCCTGA